ACATGATTAATATGTCGCTGGTTCTAATCTGGCAAATGAATGCAGGAATGTTtcaatacataaaaaaacagcccGTTCCTTTGGCTTCATCAGTAACAGCCTCTCTGAGTTAAGTTCAGCGAGTCTGGCTGCACAAGATAAACACTATGGGGGAGGTGCAGTCGTGGATTATGACCACAAGGGACTAGAGGAGTAAAAGCGTGAGAACCAGGAAATGCCACATCACAGAGCTCTGCTGCTTTAATCTCAAACAACCTGCTTGAAAACCTCATGGGAAAACAGATAAAAGCAGAGGAGCAGACGTTCATGAGTCACTGACGGCCTAACAAACAGATGAGTGATACAACGTGAACTGGGTTTCTCTGGGAAACATTTCCACCTTCATTATTTACCTGAgatcctcagcagcagcagcagatcaaaCACCTCGGCTCATCCTCGTCGTTGCCATGGATTCATTGTTGAATATACAAGTGAAATATCCTCCAGCTTAAACTGATGTTTGCTCACTGTAATGAGTATTTGTACTGGAGTTAAGTTCAATTCAGGTGAATGAGTGTAATAATGAATGCTTTATTATCAGTTAACACAGTGTTGTTCATGCTCATCATCGTGAGCCTTTAACAACCACACAGATACTAAGTCTCccatgtttcctgtgtttcctgtgagtgAAGTAATGATGACTGTGTGCTATTACACTTGAGTTCATGTAAACAATGAACACAGTTTCAACttcaacagacacaaaaacctTCAATAAATGTTCATGAAAGAAAAGATTAATATTGAAACGGTTAGTATTCCATATAACAGCATTAGgtaatgtaaatgaatgtacCCTCGTTTTACCTCAGTTACCAACCGTTTTATTTTTCCCCCtgaattcttcttcttgtcttcttcttgtcttcttcttgtcttcttcttgtcttgtcttgtcccAGTTGCTATTTCCAGtcatttttttgcagtttgaGAAGGTTATTATTCCCATCTTACATAATGTCATATATAACTAAATGAATCCGTCTTCAAGCAGGTATTTTAGGCTTTTTCCAAGTAATGGCTTTCCTGCTGCCGGCaatgaaaaccaaaacaaaagtcCACGCCTGAGGtcacatttccaaaataaaagtctccagtttgtaacaaaatatattcacattcagaTCCAGTAAATATTAAACTTTAAGTAAATAACCTTtaacaaagtcatttttctAATAACTTAAATGATTGTAGTGTGGTTTTCACACATTATTGCATTGTATTGTCTAATTCAGGAGATTTGATAACGGTAGCATCGTTTTGAAGgagcaaatcctacatttgATGTTATTTGGGGCTTTTTGTGTAAATAACACAGCGTGGGTTTGTGCAGAAGCAACACTGTCATTTTTGGGAGGAGGCTGTGGGTGGCGAAGTGTAACCTCAACATTTTAGGGAGGTTCTGGGTGTTTCTCCTCAGTGAGAGTATAAATAGTCCCCTGGGCAGTTCTGTCTCTCCACAAAACCATTAGAGAATTACACTTGTAACTGCTGCATTGATCTGCTCTTTAAAACATCACTCTGTCCCCTGCAGTCGTCTCTACTTTAGTCCTAATGTGCTCCAGAGCTTAAGTGTCAATGGGTTTAACTCATATACAACATGTGTTTGTAATGATCAAGAGCATACTGGTGAAATGTGACCAgtattcaaaaaataaaatagtagaACAAACATAGGTTTTTACCACTGACATTAACTAGGGTTGCACTGAGAGCCAAGGCTGTGCTGTTGTTAAAGGTATGGTTGCACATCCTGGAAGAACAGTCTGAGTAagctaccctaaccctaaccctacggACACAGGTTCACAAGCACTGTGCAACTCggtctctgtggatttaaagtgcacgcTGAACTCTTTTGTTGTTAGAAATCTGAGTCACGTGATGTCCAGAGCTTCATGTCTGTGGGTGCTGATGAAGTTTGAAGCTTCCTGCACATTGAAACTGTCTTTTGATGAAGCAGGATGAAGAAACATCCTTGAAATTCATCCGTTTCCTGTATATAAAGGACAATGGGGAAGAAagtgaaggaaaacaataatCTGTATGTCTATGTGATAGAGAGAGATAAAAGCAGGAGATACAAAGCTTTCTTTGGGGCTTTCACTAAATCAGAGGTCAAACAACATGATTAAACAAAATGTCTGCCAGTGTCACTAATTGGATTTCCAATGTCCTTGGAGCTTGAAGGTGGTTTGTCTCACGTGGGTGAGGACAAAGATGGACTCAGGGGTGAATCTGCCTGCGATCAGCCTCTGAacctttgtctgtctgtctttgtctgagTATTGATCCCCGTGAGTGACATCTGGGCTTGTATCCAGGCGGACGGCTGGAGTCACTGTTGTGCATACAGATCGTTGGTGCACGACTCAGActggtcaaagttcacttgtgTGATGGATTGTGAGCAAACTGTACACAGCAGGTCAATAAAAGGGAGGATTGGAGGCCATCATTTGGATTatgatactgtacatttaagaatattaaatatgaaatgcttattgtttattgttagaTGTTTGGAAAGTTGCTTTTGTCTGCCATTATTTCAGTCATGTTATTTTTCTGCCATTCAAAGTTTTTTGTGTTGTCTTAACAAAACATGTTCTGACATGTCATGTTTTATACCCTCTGGTGTTATACAGCCCCAGATAAGCCATGAACTGACAGCAAAGGGGAACTGATAGCAGCTCTGTTACTTTTAGTTTCCATAAAACTGCCCTTGAAACTATAAGccctgtccctctgtccctgtccctctgtccctgtCCCATGTTGACTTCTTTTGACCAATGATACTAAGTCTGTCACCAAAAGCCTTGCTGCTCTGTGACCTGGAAACATCTGGATAGGGGCGTGGGAAACCCCGTGTTACTCATGTTCTGTTATCACCCAAGGAAAAACGTGTAGAGAGTgtgtgaggttgtttttttttaagtgatttccTATTTGCTTTGtcactcactgtctcactgctcCAAAAGGAGAGACACTAATGACGACAATGGAtataaagacaaaagaaaaactagATTTAGCCACTTACCCATCACTGATGACTTCTCCACACGTAGCTGGGTATCattaaaataatgcatttcattCTTTCGTCCACATGTCTGTTATATACTTTGTTAGTTAGTACTTTAACTATCAATGAGGAAACGGGAGACCCTGAAGAACAATACATGTCTATGTGCAATTCTTCATGGTCTCCCGTTCACATCACTTCACAACACATAACCGCGGGGGGCGTGACAGTATCCCTGAAGGGACAAACTTAGGCtgtcaataaaacaacaacgtccctgaaaacacagacattttggtTGTAATGTATTATGGTGCGATCACAAATGCTTTTTAAGACGGTCAGAGTTACACACAATGGCAGGCAGGAACGCACAAGGAAGACACAAAGAAGATGCAAAGCAGTTCCAGCACTAAAACAGGGTTTATTAGACGGGCAGAGGTCAAACCAGGTAGTCAATCAGCAGGTCAGAGTGGGCACAggcaggatcaggatcaggatcaggatcagaaTACCAAGCACACAAGACAATCTGGCAGAGAACTGAGGGAGCGGACCGATATATATGCAGACTGCAGAGCTGATgagctgatgaggaggaggaggaggaggaggaggaggtcaggtgactggaatcagcaggaggaggaatggCAGCGTCTGAAATGATATGAGAATAAATGAAATCAGGAAACAGACCATGAAAACACTAAGATTCAGCTGAAGTTGGGACAAATGTTTATAACCAGGAAAAAACAGCTGACGCAGATCAAAGTGATGGGTGATCAATTCTTGGTGGGcagtctgggggggggggctcccaCTCAGCCTTGGTGGGCGGTTCTGGGTGCAGGGGACCTGGGCCCCTGTGACCTGCACAGGTGTGGCGTGACTCGGCCTCTGTCTGTGGTTTTATCGCCGTCTGCTGACCCTGGGTGGAGGGGCTCCTGCCTGGCCCCCCTCTATCTGCTCCTTTGTCAGGTAGATGCCTCAACACGGGCTAACTAAAACTAAGATTATTACATTTGCTAAAGTATTAACATGATATGTATCTAGGGGCCGTGTGATGATGAGTCCTTCACATCTGGTTTTACAAGTTTCACTTATTGTAATCAGACCAGATCagtatgaatgtgtttgtgagggATGGCATTTATTTCCAGGTTATGAGCCACTCAGGGAAATAATGATATGTAGCATAAAGCTAACATTGAAAACAGGTGAGGACAGCAATGCAAGTGATGGGCAGCGATGAAAAAGCAATAGTCATGCAGTGCATTTGAGAGAAGAAGCATcagtcgacacacacacacacacacacacacacacacacagaccacaggTAGGTTTTTACTCCTGTAGTGAAGGATCTCAGGTCAACAGTAAAGAACCAATGATTAGCAATCCTTGACTTGATTCTGGGATAGTTGGATTTTGACTACACACTAGAGTGCATCCCATAGCCACACCATCCGTGGGTACCTGGGGTCCTCAAGTCCAGTTCACTAAAAAGCTTTGCTTCAGATGAATGATCCTTCTGAACTTTGTGTTCCAGCACAAGgacaagaggaaaagagaaagatcacagagaaggttcatggatgttgtgaaggaggacatgacaACACTTGGTGGAACAGatttccaatgacagttcgggaggcggagcctctctctgtatttaaagttagacttcaaactttcctttttgataaagcttatagttagagctggttcagggaaacctggaccagctcttagttctgctgctatagacctagactgcactctgtcacattcactctctcacactcatggtaagaatatgactttttatatgtcattaaccttgtctctttctctccctagtttgtgtctttccttccttccttccttccttccttccctctctctctctctctctgtattctcatcttgcaggttgcaggatccaggtccagttttcgaggctatccatgtcatacatatcatcaccattattattgtgctataattaaaagtcgatattaatataatttttatcaacactctctcaacacaagggagaggacaagacgGTGATCTGCTCTGGTGAGCCCTAaaaggagaagctgaaagaagatgaagaagaaggagtaGATGCAGTAAAAGTTAATGAAGTCAATAACCAAACACTGGCCTAAAAAGTTAAGGTAAGACCACTGTTACATGTATTTTTTACACTAACTAAAACATTTCCAACAGTTTTTAATGTATATGAATaattaaaagtttgttttcatgttgccTTTTAATAATGTTGTGTAGTTCATTCATCTCTTCAGTTAATATTACTATTGTTAAAATGTTCATTCTCAAGAGAGAAACGTTGACATGTGATAATCTGGGCATGAACCAACCTCCGTCTCCTGTTTGGGCCTCTGGCAAAATAACACGTGCAAGCATCTATTACACCAGGAAAATGGTTTCAGTTTCACAGCCCAGGTAAATCCAAAGAACCTGTCTGCACTGCCCACATGTATTTTCCCATGGGAGGTGGCAAATCCGGCCTGACAGGTCCTGAATCCTACTTTTCCCACAAAGCGCTCTCTGTTGATGAAGCCGTGCTTTGACACACAGATGTGAAACAAAGCATAGGCTGAAGCTACAGCAGTAACACTTCCCAAAACCAATCAGGTTGTGTGGTTTATGCAAGGGTGAGCAAAATAAACTGGCACAGAATCCTGACTTCAGCAGGTTATCAACCTTTTGTACATCTCTGCCAAACTCAAGTCTTATTTCCCGAGCTAAGCatcttttctgcctcagtgaAGTCCCGTCTTATGGTcgttcatctctctctctccctctaatGCTCCCGGTTAGCTCTATTGATGTGCTCACCCCCACCACTTCCACCACCTTTCCAGAAAACGCTGCTCATCCTCTGCTCTGGGACGAGCCAGAGGGGCTTTTCCTGTGAGCTGAGGAGACATCGTGTGGTGAGGAGGAAACGTTAGCCGTCGAGCAAGGTCAAAAAGATCAAATGTGGTCAATCGTGTCCACAGACAAGGACGTCATttatcacaaaaacagagactgtCTCCATGGTTAGATATGGTCATAATATTCATGAACAACTTTGAACTTGTGATCATCCATTTTACCCcgtcatcctccacatgaaggctGCGcggctgctggagccaatcccagctgacatcagGACATtaggcaaaaggcggggtcaccactccatcacagggtcgacaaacagagacaaacaacctctcacattcacaccttttGTCAGTTGAGAGGGTCCAATTAAGTTCTGCATGTTTTCGGACtgtgaggaagctggagaacccagagaaaacccacacacacacacatggagaacatgcaaacaaactTGCAGAAAGGTTCTTGTTCCCACCAGGTCACAATTAGCGGTCACCACTACTCCACCACGTGGTGCTTGATAATAtgactgttttattattaatattttaatatcaaTATCAGCTAATATGTTAATAAGAGTTTTAAAACCCAGAACCAGGAGACCCCCGTGGATTAGCTTGTCCAGAAAGGTCAGGAAAGGTCAGGTGCAACAACATGCAGTTAAAGCTTTCACCCCTCTTCCTTCAGCTGGCTGCCATTATCTCAAATCCTTCACCGATGTTTCCACCTGAAGAGCCCAAAACCACAAACAACAAAGGCACAACTTTCCCCCAAATCCAGCACATTCCCTCGATGCTGCCGTCAGAacttcatgttcatgtttgtgcaGTTACAAGTTCCCAAATCTCGAACAATTTATCTTACGGGGTTTTGCCtggaaaagaaacacaaagaacaacATCTGAATACAGTAGAGAgtggaggaggtgtgtgtgtgtgtgtgtgtgtgtgtgtgtgtgtgtgtgtgtgtgtcgtgcagCATCAGCACGTACCACCCATCACGCCACATACTGATGAGTCCTCGCGAAAATTCGCCTCTCCACTCTCTGATGGTGACAAGTGTGAGATCTGACAGTGGGACGACACAGACGTCGCCTGACCAGCATCGTCCTGCCCTCCTCGtcctgtcctcctcttcctgtcctcctcttcctgtcccCGCCTGTCTGAACGCTCCATTAAGCAGTGGAGTTGACAGTGACATCAGGTTGTGTTTGTCACTCATAACAGAAACACAGGCTGCCTCTCAGAGCCTCTCAGAGCGTGACGGGACCATTCTGCAGGAGTCATGATGACATTCACAGTCAATGAGGTTCATGCTCATATTCTATAGTAGTGTTTTTCACGATGTTTGACCATCCTGCATGACTGAGCATGTGCAGCCTCATGCGTAGTTGGAAGAACCAGCGAAATCACCATAGAAACCGTGTTGAAGCCACAACAAGGGGTGTTTTGTCCTGACGGGCCACTCTGCTGTGACTGCACGGCCTCCTTTAaattctcactctcactctctttgtctgtctctcttcctcacacatgcacacacacacacacacacacacacatatatacacatatttttattttttatttttttttacccagggTGCATGGTGTCCCTCCATGGGGAGTGTTTAGAGGATGTTATCTGTGTCAGTGCCGGCCCCCAAGTGCCTCTGAGTGGGTTTTTGAGGAATGCTGGAACGAGATGGAGGAGTTCCAAAGGAGGAGtgacgagagagggagagagagagggagagagagagggagagagagagagagagagagagagagagagagagtctatATATACATCCCAAAGAGGCTGGTGCTCACAGGCACAGCTGGACTACTGGATAACTGGACTCAGGCCCACTGGATATTTAGCCAGAAAGGTGAGTTTctcttattatatttatttatatatgaaatTCTTAATTCAACAGCCCCATCATTGACCTCAGCACTTTATCCTTTACCTCATTATTGaagataagaaagaaagacagaaagaaagaaagaaagaaagaaagaaagaaagaaagaaagaaagacagaaagaaagaaagaaaagtgtgtttttctgttcagCTTTTATCTCCATTATTGAACCTGACCTTTAATAAAAGTCTGTAGAcactgtattttatatttttccattAACATTTGAAGAGttgttgaaaagaaaatgaaaatgtgaaaatgacagcTGAATCCTTTAGAGAATGTATTCTCTCCATTAAAGCTCTGTAGCACTGAAGCACGGCATATCACAGTGAAAGAAGAGATCAGTGTTTGATCAAGTGTTGTGCAGGACTCgccttttttctttcacaaaaacacattttactttttgttttacacGAAgacttttctgtttattttttacaaggGAAGATATTTCCAAGAGAATTACTCAGTAAGTATCATTTTTTCacaattaccttttttttaattattgaaattCAGTCTGTTGGAtaaattacaaaacacaatctTTCATAAACAGGTTAACGTGTGTAGAAAAGTGACTGAAGGCATGTGACtgagtgaaataaatgtaattagTGGTGTGACAGGAAAAGGCTGTAAAATGACACCACTGATCTCATCACTGCAGCGATTGTTCTGGGGTTTAACGTATTCATTTGCATTGCTCttatctatatatattattcTTCATACCAAACCCTCAATAAACAGCACATTGGTGTATGCGGCTGTAATGAGGAAGGAAGTGTGATTGCAGTATTGAACAAGTGCAGTGGTGGTGGGGGATTTTCTCTTGTCAGCCCTGTTGGGTGTGCCTTTTTTTCTGAACTGGACTCTAGGGAACATGAAATGAGTGAAGTCATCGATCCTGAGTGTTTTACATGGAAAAGTAAACTGTCATAAACAATGTAAATCCCCCTGATTCCCCATGTTGTGAACATCTGTGTTTGTAAAGGGTCTTGGTTATAGTTAGCGcagtaaaagagaaaaaggcaTCCCAAAGGACCAGCGCTGCAACGTTGCACAATACTGCACATCATAATTCATGAGTACACATACGATGTTTAATATTTGCTCTGAACTATCATCCATGTCGAggttgtttgtgtatgtttaagCTTTCTTTAAATGAGTCAATGTCATCAAGGCTTTAAAAAGTCCCTGTCATTAACCGTGGCTCTGAGGGTGTGGCATGCAACCTGATGCCTACATGTGCTGAcatgacctgctgctgctgctttattgGAGGACGTTGTTTGTCAGGGAAATGTcctgtgagggaaaaaaagacttaaTTGAAGCTGATTGTATTTGCGTGGCCAAGTAAaggcaaataaaacaaagagagacaaaggAGAATCATATGTTTTATTTcctaaaatgacattaaaaaccaTTGCGTGATAAGGAGTTTTACACAGGTgttatgtttcttcttctttcaggaACAAACAAAGTCTGTCGCTGTTGGAAAACACATTAGCTTAGTGTCAAACACATACCGCAGAGATGAACAGTGTGGCAGACTGGATCGTGCAGAACAGGGACAAGATTGAAAAAGGTGTGGAGATCATGGGTCAAGCCTCTGAGGTGCTCGCTGCCACCGTGGGCCAGCTTCACCCGATGCTGGAGGCCGTGTTCGTGGCGTCAGCCGAGCTCCTCAGCAATCCGGACGGTCAAGAGGCTCGCTACCTGACGAAGCAGTTTGAAATTGTCAACCAGAAACTCGAGGGAATCCAAGACGAGATTAACCAAATAGCCCTGGAGCTGCAGAAGACGTCGATGAACAAGCAGAACTTTGACCGCGAGGCGCAGATGCTCAGCCAGTACGAGAAGTTCCAGGACTTTGTCAATGCCAAGCCAAAGTTccgggagaagaagaaggaaaagttCCTCAGCCATTTTGAGAACACTGACAGCGACTTGAACATAGACGCGCTCTATAATGCCGTCACAGGGGAGAACACCTCAGGAGACCCTATGCTGGAGACCGTAGTCACGACCGAGCAGAGGAGCAGACGGGCAGTTGAGGATTTCTGTGCCCGACTGAAGAAGCTTTTTGTCGTGGGCATTATCGCCGTCATGGGCCACGCTGCCCTCAAGGAAGGGGCAGTTGGTGAGGAGATGGTGAAGAAGTGGCAGGGACGGATGGAGGATGTGGAGAAACGAATGAAAGCGGCCGTGGACGAGTGCACGGAGAACTTTGCCGAACAAGCCAAGTTAGACAtggagcagcagcttcaggagAATCCCGGGACTGTGGACCGGGACTTTACCAAAACCCTTCTGGATTCACTTGTAAAGAAATATGACTGGGTGAACTGGTCAATCAGGGCTTTCAGTGACCGGGAGCGCATCTTCTTCTTCAACTGGCTGGCAGGGAAGAAGTGCCATGGAATCAGGGGAGCCAATTGGTTTGACCTTTTGACCACGAACAAGATCATAGTGGTGGTCTCATTCTGCGTCAACCCCAAGCCCATTAACAAGTGTCAGATCCAGGAGCAGATTGGGCAAAAGCTGAAGGGGAGTATGATGGAAGTGGCTCTGTCTTTGAACAAGAGTTTCCCCAATTGCCTGGTCCATGCTGTCAGCCATTACAAGGAAGTGGTGGAGAGCAACAACTTCCACGAGGATTGTTACTACTATGGAAAACACAAGGGAGCCTACTTGGGTATCCACCCTGAGTagctttcagaaaaaaaatgaacaaactgtAGCTGCATACGCGAAGAATCAAGCTacggattcattcattcattcatgtctttATCAGAGACAGTATACAATGATCCATAAAGATTGTCTGTgttgatatatacagtatatataatctGCTCTGCCTGCTCCTCTATGTGATTCATGACTTACTTGAAATTCAAATCTATTCTTTCATATGTTTTATACATCTATCTTTTGTTTGATGATACAGCAGCTTCAGTAATCAGCTCCATGCCAGCACGGACTTGGGTGTGAATGTGTCCCCAGTAGAGACGACAGACGTTGGGCGATATTGATCAGAACGTTGTTATACAGTCTATGACAAGCTGTATATTTAAAGAGACAAGTGTGGATGTATGAGGTACGACTGCACGGACAGCTCGTCCCTCTTCAGACACTGACCGTTAACATTAACCTTCACAAAAGACTTGTCtacatctcactgttagacagccttttcaacaggaaacaacGAGATGTTCCTATGAGCGACACacacttaccaaacaaggcaacaGTAGACAAGCAGCACATGTGTAGCCACAAGCTCAAGCTAAAAACTCAGATTTACACACGTGTGTCTGATGGTGAGATACAACCGTCGAttataaactgtgcatgtaagcGTCCTGACTGACTCgtgcaaccacacttcaaaaaaccttcACCATCACTTTCAGGTACCCTTagacaaaatgtgtattttttttgtttttaaaaagtccaatatccaatatttgttgctgcttttggtGCAATATAATATAGTGCTGCGGGGGAAGCCTCTCAAATCTGTAGACCACAATCTTTACCAAgacatttatgtatattttactttgatttgcaataaacaaaaacaaaggatgtTTCTGTCACTTTTATTATCACTAtgatcatcattgttattattattattattattatcattattattattattattatcattattattattatcattattatcattattattattattattattattattaccattattattatgttgagTTCTTTAGTTCAAAATGGTCGTATGAAGCATAAGGTACTGCTGAAATTCATGCTTTGATAGCATGTCACTGTTTATCAAATGGGTGGAGGTGTAATAATATCAcctattatgtgtgtgtgggtgtgtgcttttatttaatacctctttaggaccttatcaggaccagtagtgcTCAAAGAGACCAACATGATCCTAAGGTCCTAATGACAcataacctcatttctgaggaaattGTTTAGTGCTTTAATGAAGTTTAgtgttaagatttgaattgtggttaagtttagTGTCGGATTAACTTTTTAtggtcaatgcaatgtcctagGAAGAGTAGCTGCGCagacccgtgtgtgtgtgtgtgtgcgtgtccgtgtccgggtgtgtctctctgctctgtaACACCAGAGTCACGTGACCAAGGCAGACAAACAGTCTTCAAGTGCGCGTGTATTTCTTTCGCAGACTCTATCAGGTGAGTCCGTTTCTGCTCTAAATGTAGTGAATGTTTGTCAGTGGAGATCCACGCTGTGTGTTAGTGTTCGTGTTCGTGTTATTAATGAGACTctggcaggaggaggaagaggaggaggaggaggaagaggggaaaTGTTGCTTCATCCCAGTCTCTCCCAGTTCCCAGTTCCATAATAATGAAGTCTGTGTATTTGTCTTGTTAACACTGCAGCCCCGTGTTAATAAAGAGGAGTGCGTATAGAAACGAATGTAAAGTTATTTCCACTTTCATGGGCGTTGGTGGCGAGTTTCAGTGCCACGGTTCCAGGAAGTGCGTGAAAACTTTGTTTCGCGTGTGCGGCGCGTGTAACAGAAGCCTCGTGACTGCTGGCGTTTAGCTGCTgggtttgtttgtctctctgttctGCGGCTGCAAAAA
The sequence above is a segment of the Solea solea chromosome 13, fSolSol10.1, whole genome shotgun sequence genome. Coding sequences within it:
- the rpz5 gene encoding rapunzel 5, with amino-acid sequence MNSVADWIVQNRDKIEKGVEIMGQASEVLAATVGQLHPMLEAVFVASAELLSNPDGQEARYLTKQFEIVNQKLEGIQDEINQIALELQKTSMNKQNFDREAQMLSQYEKFQDFVNAKPKFREKKKEKFLSHFENTDSDLNIDALYNAVTGENTSGDPMLETVVTTEQRSRRAVEDFCARLKKLFVVGIIAVMGHAALKEGAVGEEMVKKWQGRMEDVEKRMKAAVDECTENFAEQAKLDMEQQLQENPGTVDRDFTKTLLDSLVKKYDWVNWSIRAFSDRERIFFFNWLAGKKCHGIRGANWFDLLTTNKIIVVVSFCVNPKPINKCQIQEQIGQKLKGSMMEVALSLNKSFPNCLVHAVSHYKEVVESNNFHEDCYYYGKHKGAYLGIHPE